DNA from Sphingomonas sp. SUN039:
GATCAATCAGGCCCATGCGGCATTGGTCGCAACCCAGACCGATCTTGCGGCGGCCGAAACCGAACGGCGCAAACTTGAAGTGAGCAGCGCCATCGATACCGAACGCGAGCGCCTGATGCGCGAAGTCCACGACGGGATCGGCTCGAGCTTGGTCACGGCACTCGCCATCGCGCAGCGCGAAAGACATCCGGCTGAAACCACCGAAGTCCTGCGGCGCGCGCTGTCCGAACTCAAACTCACCGTGGACTCCCTCGATCCCCTTAACGGCGACCTGCTCGCCTTGCTGGGCGGACTCCGACATCGTTTCGACGACGATCTGCAGCGATGCGGGCTTGCCGTCGTCTGGGACGTGCGCGATTGCCCGCCCATTGCCTGGCTCGATCCGGTTCATGCGCTGCACCTGCTGCGCCTTGTCAACGAAGCGGTCAGCAACGTTATCGGACATGCGGGGGCCAGCGACATACGTTTCGAGTGCCGACCGGAACGCCGGCACGATGCCGAAGGCGTCCTGCTCGTCATAAGCGACAACGGGCGCGGCTTTGCGACCGACAAGCTGTCGAAAAACGGCACCGGACTGACGGCAATGCGGGCGCGCGCCGCCATATTGCGCGCCGAGATCGACATCGCCGCAGTCGTCGCCAAGGGAACCCGCATCGATTTGTGGCTTCCTCATAAACGCGATGAGGCGCGCAATTTCTAGTTGCTACCCATATTCGACCCAAATGCTGCGTCGAAGATCATGCTCGGTTAGCCGACGCGGGAATGGTCAAGTCACGCGGCCGTATTCCCCAAACATTGCAGACATTGCGTCAGAGCTTCGTAATCGTCGCTAGCTGACATTCGTTCAGATGCTGTGCTTCGACACCAATCATCTAGAAGCGGATCGTCGCACTCGCGCCGTATGTCCGCGGCTCGCTTGCCTGAATGCGGACGGCAGTACTGCCGTTGAAGACCGTGTTGTTCAGGCCGAGCGCGGCACCGAGCGGCTGATAGACGGCAAGCGGCGAGTAGCTGGTACCGGTCAGGTTGCGGCCGAACATACTGACCGACCAGCGGTCGTCGCGGCCCGACAGCGTGAGCCGCGCGCCGAGCAACGCATAGCCGTCGGCGAGAGTCTGGACGTTGCCGTCGTTCTGCGTGCCGACGAATTGATCCGACACCAGCGACAGATTGGCGTTGGCGGCGAACCGCATCCCGCTCGAACCCAGTTCTGAAGACCAGTCGAGCGCGAAATTGCCGGTCCATTCGGGCGAGAAGCTGTTGGGCTTGCCGGTCAGATCCTGCGTGCCGGTGAGGCCCGGCAGGTTCGACGCCGTCGTGAACGAGGTAAATTTCGAGTCGAGATAGGCAATCGATACGGTCAGCGACAGGTTGCGCGTCGGGCTGAGCGTCGTGTCGAATTCGAATCCCTGCTGGCGTAGACCGCCGGCATTGCGGACGATGAAGCTCACACCGTCGAACGCGCGGTCCTGAAAACCGTCGATATCTATGCGGTAGAAAGTGAGGTTCGCGCGCAGCGTCCGGTCGAGCCAGCTCGACTTGATGCCCAGTTCGTAGTTCTTGACCGTTTCCGGCGCAAAGACGCGCTTGGTCGAGACGAGGTTGCCGTTCGCATCGAAGGTCGAGAGCGACGGCGTGCCGCCGCCCGAGTTGTAACCGCCCGATTTATAACCGGTCGACAGGTTGGCGAAGATCAGGACATCGCGGCTGGGCTTGTAGTTCAGGCTGACGCGATAGGTGAACTTGCTTTCGTTCAGGCCCGGATAGGTCAGTACCTCGGGCGCGCGCAAGGTTTGCGTGAACGCGCTCGATGCCTGGTTATAGGTGCCGCGCTTGCGGTCGTTGGTATAGCGGCCGCCCAAGGTCAGCGTCAGTTGATCGCCGAGGTGGATATTGCCCTGTGCATAGGCAGCGATACTGCTGACGTTTTGGAACACCTGCTGGTTGGTCGCGGCGACACCATTGGCGGTCGCGTAATAGGCGGCGCAGGCCGTGCGTGCTGCGCCTGCCGGCACGAGGACGCCGCAATAGTTCGTGCCCATGTTGAGCAGTTCGTCGAGGCGGAAATCTTCATTGAAATAATACACGCCCGCGACCATGTCGAACGCGCCGCCGAACCATTCCCTCTCGGGCGAGATGAATTGCAACTCGTGGTTGTGGCTTTTCGAATCGAACAGGCTGCGCCGCGAGGCGAGCGATACCGGGAAGTAGATGATGTCGCCGTCGAGCTGATCGTTTTTCCACACGCGGTAGCTGTTGATAAGCTTCAGCGACGCGTTGCCGACGGGGACAGTCAGTGTGCTCGACACGCCCCAGTTGGTATCGACCAGGCCCGTTGCCATGAACTGGTTCATGTTGCGGTCGCCCAGAACTGTGTCGGGGCCGCCGTTGAACGCGGCCTGGATGAAGGCGAGACGCGCCGGACTCACCGAGTTCGCGTCGAAATCGAAATTGGCGACGCCGTCACCGCTCAGGCGCGTATAGTCGCCGCGCACGACCCATTCGATCCCGCCGAAGTCGGCCTTGAGCGTCGCGCGGCCCGAGAGGTCGTTCGACCCGCCGTAGCGCAGGCCGTCGAGCTGGTTGACCCACGGCCCCTTGTACCACTGCCCCATGCCCGCAACGCGCAGCGCGACATTGTCCGCGAGCGGTACGTTGACGAAACCCGAGACCTTGTACCGGTCGAACGAGCCGATCTCGCCGCTGACCTGACCCGAAAAATCCTGCTTCGGCAGCGCGCTTTTGAGCGACAAGGCGCCGACGCTGGCGTTGCGACCGAACAGCGTTCCCTGCGGCCCGCGCAGTACTTCGACGCCGTCGATGTCGAGGAAAGCCCCGAGGATAGAACCCGAACGCGGCACGTAAACGCCGTCGAGGAACACTGCGACGCTGGGTTCGATCAGCGTGTTGGCGAGCGAGCCGACGCCGCGAATGCCGAGCCGGGTCGAGCCGGTGTTCGACGAGCGGACCGACTGGAAATTGGTCGCAATCTTCCCGAGATCGAGCACGGTCGTGACGTTGGTCCGCTCGAGCGTCGCGCCGTTGAAGGCGGCGATCGAAATCGGAACATTTTGCAGGCTTTCCGAACGCTTTTGCGCGGTCACGACGATTTCGCCGCTGTCCGCCTCGGGCGCTTCGGCCGGCGGCGTGGTTTGTGCCTGGGCGGTCCCGCCGACTACCAGTGACAATGCCAGCGCGAGCACACTCGCGGTCGCAAACGACGAAGCCTTCATGCCCATTCCCCTCGATCTTATCGTTAGTCGATACCTAGACGTTCGCGCTGGCGACCATTTCACCTTCCGCGACAGCTTTTTTGCTTTTCGTGCCATCGGCGACGCGGTTGCAGTCGTCGGCATAGCTGCGGCGCGCGAGCGCGAACACGAGCGCCGCCAGGACGCAGGGCACGGGGAGGATACGCAGCGCATCGACCAGGCCCATCGCATCGGCGAAGCGACCGGTCAGGATCGGCCCCGGTGCGAGGCCCAGCAGATTATTCGCCAGCGTCAGCGTGGCGAAGGCGGTGCCGTGGATAACACCCGGCGTCAGGTTCGCGACCATCGCGCCCGCCGGACCTGTCGTACCCGCGACGAGAAACACGGCAGCACCGAGCGCAAACAGTTGGGCAAGGCCCGGCGGCAGGGCGAAGGCGAGCGCGAGAAACCCGGCACAGCTGAGGCAGCAGGCGATCGCGAAGCTCAGCTTGGCTTCGGGGCGGCCCTTCGCCACGCGGTCGGCAATGGCACCGCACAGGATCATGCCGACGCCGGTGATCAGCAGGAACAGCGCCGCCAGACCCGAGGCTTTGGCGAGCGGCAGATTGTAGCTGCGGACGAAGAATGTCGGCAACCAGGCGGGCAGCGCGCCCGCCGCATAGAGCTGCAGCCCGCTCGCGACATAGGCGCAGATCACCGACCGGCTGGCGACGAGCGTGCGAAGCTGCGCGACGCCGATCGCCGACACCCGCGCGACCGGATTGCCGCCGTCCGATGCGACCTCGCCGAGACGATTTTCCTTAACCAGCAGCGGGAAGATCACGGCGAGCGCCAGCCCCGACAGCGCGATGACGACGAATGCCGTGCGCCAGCCATGCGCGGCCGCGACGATACCGCCAAGCGCGACGCCGAGCACCTGGCCGAACAGCCCGCCCGCCATAAAGGCCGCCGAAAGCATCGCGCGCATGCGTGCGGGAAAGACGGCGATGACGAGCGCGATGCCGACGCTGCCATAGGCGGCCTCGCCCACCCCGACGAGGATGCGCCCGATCAGCATCTGTTCGTAACTGCGCGCGACGCCGCAGAGCAGGGTCGCTAGGCTCCACAGCACCGCCATTACCGTCAGGCTCTTTATCCGGCCCCAGCGGTCGGCGAGGAGCGACAGCGGAAAGGTCAGCAGCCCGACCATCAAGGCGACCGCGCCGCTGAGCGTGCCGAGCTGCGCGTCGCTCAGCGCCCATTCGGCCTTGAGCAGCGGAAACACCGCATTGAGCACCTGCCGCGCCATATAGTCGGAGATCAGCAGCCCGAAGCAGAGCGCGAAAACCAGCCAGGCATAGGCGACCGGACGGGCATCCCCGTCCGCCCGGTCGCCATCCCCCCCGGAGAAAAAATAGTGCGCCATTTGTCGGCGCTACGCCGCGATCCTGAGCCCGTCGGTCGGTCGCGCGGGCGTGCGGTTGGGCAGCCAGCCATTCTCGCGCAGCGTCTCGTCGATGCTCGAATAAAAGGTGCCGATCTTGTAGATGCGCCGTGCGTCCGCGGCGGTCGCGATGGGGCGGTAGAGTTCCTCAGAAATCCGCACCATCTTCTCGATCTGCTGGACCGAGGTCGCGCGCTCGCCCTTGCGGCCCCAGAGATTGTCTTCCTGCCCGACGCGGACGTGGACGCCCATCGCGATACCCATCGTACACAGCGGATAGACGTTCCGCATCAGCCCCTCGACCGTGAACACCGCATTCTGCGGCAGGCGGTTGATGAATTCCATCAGGTTGCGCGGGTTGGGCCCGTCATGGCCGCCGCCGATCGCGACCCAGTTGATGACGAGCGGCCCCATATAATGCCCGTTCCGCACCAGCCGTTCGACGGTTTCGAGGTCGCGTGAACAGCCGACCATGAAGTGCGTCTGGATGCCCGACGCGGTCAGCCGCTTCATGTGCTCCTTCATGAACTTCGGCCCGGCCTCGTAGTACATCTCCGTATAGGCTTCGCGATAGGCGGGCTCGTCCATGCTGGTGCCCGCGACGTCGCTGTCGCTCATGATCTCCATCACGTTCATCTGGTTGGTGTTGACCGCAAGGGTGACCTGATCGGGTGCGGGGTTCAGATCGGCGAGCATGTGGCGCGTGTCGTCGGATAGCCACAGGGCTTCCTGCCCCTCCCCCTTCGGCGCGAAGCTGATCGATCCGCCGACCTGGAGGATCATGCCGGGCACCGCGCTCCGCAGCCGGTCGAGCATCTCGTTGAAGCGGTCGAGGTCTTTCGATCCGTTGCCGTCGGGTTCGCGGACATGGACGTGGAGCACGGTTGCGCCTGCATTGTAGCAGTCGACCGCCTTTTGCACCTGCTCGGCATAGCTCAGCGGAATGTCGTCGCTGTCACGCGGAAAGAAGCTCGGCGCATAGGGCGCCACCTGGATGACCAGCGGATCC
Protein-coding regions in this window:
- a CDS encoding sensor histidine kinase, which encodes MKVHPFARAAAALPVVLSPRLAFVVIAIVLLLVDWFSFHNWAAGRLGATSADAADLTFLLLLTCWIVGLALHRRRLSHGIDRDDSWQGFIVAMLWSTGLASVTLDWLENPAAGDDRRFLAVTFAVVYIAIASTATITAPGKQPRTLLATLAPVVELPPLLALHLIEGWYLGGTLLVILAIFAALMMAFREAITRSINQAHAALVATQTDLAAAETERRKLEVSSAIDTERERLMREVHDGIGSSLVTALAIAQRERHPAETTEVLRRALSELKLTVDSLDPLNGDLLALLGGLRHRFDDDLQRCGLAVVWDVRDCPPIAWLDPVHALHLLRLVNEAVSNVIGHAGASDIRFECRPERRHDAEGVLLVISDNGRGFATDKLSKNGTGLTAMRARAAILRAEIDIAAVVAKGTRIDLWLPHKRDEARNF
- a CDS encoding TonB-dependent receptor translates to MKASSFATASVLALALSLVVGGTAQAQTTPPAEAPEADSGEIVVTAQKRSESLQNVPISIAAFNGATLERTNVTTVLDLGKIATNFQSVRSSNTGSTRLGIRGVGSLANTLIEPSVAVFLDGVYVPRSGSILGAFLDIDGVEVLRGPQGTLFGRNASVGALSLKSALPKQDFSGQVSGEIGSFDRYKVSGFVNVPLADNVALRVAGMGQWYKGPWVNQLDGLRYGGSNDLSGRATLKADFGGIEWVVRGDYTRLSGDGVANFDFDANSVSPARLAFIQAAFNGGPDTVLGDRNMNQFMATGLVDTNWGVSSTLTVPVGNASLKLINSYRVWKNDQLDGDIIYFPVSLASRRSLFDSKSHNHELQFISPEREWFGGAFDMVAGVYYFNEDFRLDELLNMGTNYCGVLVPAGAARTACAAYYATANGVAATNQQVFQNVSSIAAYAQGNIHLGDQLTLTLGGRYTNDRKRGTYNQASSAFTQTLRAPEVLTYPGLNESKFTYRVSLNYKPSRDVLIFANLSTGYKSGGYNSGGGTPSLSTFDANGNLVSTKRVFAPETVKNYELGIKSSWLDRTLRANLTFYRIDIDGFQDRAFDGVSFIVRNAGGLRQQGFEFDTTLSPTRNLSLTVSIAYLDSKFTSFTTASNLPGLTGTQDLTGKPNSFSPEWTGNFALDWSSELGSSGMRFAANANLSLVSDQFVGTQNDGNVQTLADGYALLGARLTLSGRDDRWSVSMFGRNLTGTSYSPLAVYQPLGAALGLNNTVFNGSTAVRIQASEPRTYGASATIRF
- a CDS encoding MFS transporter, producing the protein MAHYFFSGGDGDRADGDARPVAYAWLVFALCFGLLISDYMARQVLNAVFPLLKAEWALSDAQLGTLSGAVALMVGLLTFPLSLLADRWGRIKSLTVMAVLWSLATLLCGVARSYEQMLIGRILVGVGEAAYGSVGIALVIAVFPARMRAMLSAAFMAGGLFGQVLGVALGGIVAAAHGWRTAFVVIALSGLALAVIFPLLVKENRLGEVASDGGNPVARVSAIGVAQLRTLVASRSVICAYVASGLQLYAAGALPAWLPTFFVRSYNLPLAKASGLAALFLLITGVGMILCGAIADRVAKGRPEAKLSFAIACCLSCAGFLALAFALPPGLAQLFALGAAVFLVAGTTGPAGAMVANLTPGVIHGTAFATLTLANNLLGLAPGPILTGRFADAMGLVDALRILPVPCVLAALVFALARRSYADDCNRVADGTKSKKAVAEGEMVASANV
- a CDS encoding 3-keto-5-aminohexanoate cleavage protein; translation: MQFFDDSLLPETQDPLVIQVAPYAPSFFPRDSDDIPLSYAEQVQKAVDCYNAGATVLHVHVREPDGNGSKDLDRFNEMLDRLRSAVPGMILQVGGSISFAPKGEGQEALWLSDDTRHMLADLNPAPDQVTLAVNTNQMNVMEIMSDSDVAGTSMDEPAYREAYTEMYYEAGPKFMKEHMKRLTASGIQTHFMVGCSRDLETVERLVRNGHYMGPLVINWVAIGGGHDGPNPRNLMEFINRLPQNAVFTVEGLMRNVYPLCTMGIAMGVHVRVGQEDNLWGRKGERATSVQQIEKMVRISEELYRPIATAADARRIYKIGTFYSSIDETLRENGWLPNRTPARPTDGLRIAA